A genomic window from Streptomyces spororaveus includes:
- a CDS encoding HEAT repeat domain-containing protein, which translates to MTDHRDAVLRLWGRQLYERQGEPLAWAEAVLEATGRPPPAVTAAMSGRLDAFADSPSDPAWLLFRTVAKLAANLRGDGHYDADLGTRIGPLALQLGELEPPLAGPLGDALGHPPDGPTSLVTVHAADLSRNRTIRLRAIDALLEWAELGHPQARAALSEVASDHRTQDVTVWTKALNRITLFGDASVEPGLLRALADTGHRGVRWSALACAELGFHRAVPLITALLEHPDPMVREGACEALGLLEEHAAVPGLTARLNDETNWIRSRAALALSQIGGDRALAALWQAMMERRNPKASHLASAIAAFGPPVVDDLIALTTDPDPDLRALACRALGSTADDRALPALERLAAHDLARTTLGGLVATAAKQGLRTAHRIRARTAST; encoded by the coding sequence ATGACCGACCACCGTGACGCCGTCCTCCGCCTGTGGGGTCGCCAGCTCTACGAGCGTCAGGGCGAGCCACTCGCCTGGGCGGAGGCGGTCCTGGAGGCCACCGGTCGCCCGCCGCCCGCCGTCACCGCGGCGATGTCCGGCCGACTCGACGCCTTCGCTGATTCCCCATCGGACCCCGCATGGCTGCTGTTCCGCACGGTCGCCAAGCTGGCCGCGAACCTGCGGGGCGACGGCCACTACGACGCGGACCTCGGCACCCGAATCGGCCCACTGGCCCTGCAGCTGGGCGAGCTCGAACCACCACTCGCCGGCCCGCTCGGCGACGCACTCGGCCACCCGCCGGACGGGCCGACATCCCTCGTCACCGTCCACGCAGCCGATTTGAGCAGGAACCGCACGATCCGGCTGCGCGCGATCGACGCCCTGCTGGAGTGGGCCGAACTCGGCCATCCGCAGGCACGGGCGGCCCTGTCCGAGGTCGCCTCCGACCACCGGACGCAGGATGTCACCGTCTGGACCAAGGCACTCAACCGGATCACCCTGTTCGGTGACGCGAGCGTCGAACCGGGCCTACTGCGCGCGCTCGCCGACACCGGGCACCGCGGGGTGCGGTGGTCGGCCCTCGCCTGTGCCGAACTCGGCTTCCACCGGGCCGTTCCGCTGATCACCGCCCTGCTGGAGCATCCCGATCCGATGGTCCGCGAGGGTGCCTGCGAGGCGCTCGGCCTCCTTGAGGAACACGCCGCCGTGCCCGGACTGACAGCCCGGCTGAACGACGAGACCAACTGGATACGCAGCAGAGCCGCCCTGGCGCTCAGCCAAATCGGCGGCGACCGAGCACTCGCTGCGCTCTGGCAGGCCATGATGGAACGCCGGAACCCGAAGGCCAGCCATCTCGCCTCAGCGATCGCCGCCTTCGGCCCGCCGGTGGTGGACGACCTGATCGCCCTCACCACCGATCCCGACCCGGACCTCCGAGCACTGGCCTGCCGCGCTCTCGGCTCCACCGCCGACGACCGGGCCCTGCCAGCACTGGAACGCCTCGCCGCCCACGACCTCGCCAGAACCACCCTCGGCGGCCTCGTGGCAACCGCCGCCAAGCAGGGACTGCGGACCGCGCACCGCATTCGCGCGCGCACCGCATCGACCTGA
- a CDS encoding trypsin-like serine peptidase, translated as MVHDGATTEEDRRTVDAHWAGGGMAEVARADAKDNLVQPAWTGGGSIARTVGRLYASSGVGGGSGACTATVVGVRTVITAGHCVRTSTKGSPARAAAWDRNLYFVPGYQGGSGPHGGFTVRRVRMAEDWETDGRDVAMLEMNPGADGRNISDVVGAQPISFNAAPGAAGHFFGYPYTDRVLHCSGVTAWVAGTALVRIPCHMGVGSSGGPYLSGDPAVGSVVAVNISGDASVSYGTALGAFAQGLYQQSEHG; from the coding sequence GTGGTTCACGACGGCGCCACCACCGAGGAGGACCGCCGTACGGTCGATGCCCACTGGGCTGGTGGTGGCATGGCCGAGGTGGCCCGCGCGGACGCCAAGGACAATCTGGTCCAGCCGGCCTGGACCGGCGGTGGCTCGATAGCACGTACGGTCGGCAGGCTGTACGCATCGTCGGGTGTGGGCGGCGGCTCCGGTGCCTGCACGGCGACCGTCGTCGGGGTCCGTACCGTGATCACCGCCGGGCACTGTGTCAGGACATCGACCAAGGGATCGCCTGCACGAGCCGCCGCCTGGGACCGGAATCTCTACTTCGTGCCGGGGTATCAGGGCGGGTCGGGGCCTCATGGCGGCTTCACGGTGCGCCGGGTGCGGATGGCCGAGGACTGGGAGACGGACGGACGGGACGTCGCCATGCTGGAGATGAACCCCGGCGCCGACGGGCGGAACATCTCGGATGTGGTCGGGGCCCAGCCGATCTCGTTCAACGCGGCACCGGGCGCGGCCGGGCATTTCTTCGGCTACCCGTACACGGACCGGGTCCTGCACTGCTCGGGCGTCACTGCCTGGGTAGCTGGCACAGCCCTGGTGCGCATTCCCTGCCACATGGGGGTGGGGTCGAGCGGCGGTCCGTACCTCTCGGGCGACCCGGCGGTCGGCAGCGTCGTCGCGGTGAACATCAGCGGCGACGCAAGCGTCAGCTACGGAACGGCACTCGGCGCCTTCGCACAGGGCCTCTACCAACAGTCCGAGCACGGCTGA
- a CDS encoding DNRLRE domain-containing protein yields MLATAVAVPVGVHVIDDGKAHSRPDKDARVDEPQARRLAQKSGEEVEVTAARSANTTTWAQPDGSFRKQIHSAAFRANVDGQWKPIDTALERVEGGYAAKAVNGRIFFSGGSKEQAGGDGRAARGVNRVALRQDAPGEAWTELVRLNTDGHDMTVSWPGVLPAPVIDGPRALYENVRPGIDLVMTAQDGGYSHLLVVKDKQAAADPLLGQLKYRLASPDMTFHLDDESDSLSARDAKGEEVAGSPTPMMWDSSGKVATTDNQPAWKPTAVAKQHPTLALAGLAGAEGARLKPVAAALADNALSLTPDNALLNAPETIYPVFIDPSFKGHKHAWTLLYKTAENSSFYNGQNYNASGTNEARVGYESSSGGTSRSIFNFDFGSQLHGSDIISASVRALQTYSWSCDSKQMLIFSTPYITSSSTWRNTDNAAHWGRVVASEYAGYGYNSSCPDNWIAPDIKGLVAEAATSGWGALSLGFAAPNESDAYFWKKFIANGETAPYIEVIYNSRPDTPIAANMQTFPGGPCLTSWPGTGIGKTNLTFQVKGTDRDGNLDTVQIEVWNAAGGPPVFDQRLAPNSDGVVTAEVPWDAFTDGQTYYWLSRATDKDGSWSGSGPHESGSGAWCTFTVSHTVPPNPAVSSTAFPPQGDDFNEWSTESVGTTGQSFTIKGNGAKAEDIREYQWSLNRPLFDQKAVPNPGGDEVSVPLQVDTSGPNVLYVRTVGKSGNISAQSTYGFLVRPRPGQDTPGDVTGDGHPDLLAIDNDGNLRTYAGDSVGDTDAYIPGAVENGKPVAPGYWKDPATGQSALIGHATDWYPGDGITDLIARMPDGKLYIYPGTGTGQFDVGRRMQMQLPLSAPDPSVFRQLVVTEDIDGDGLGDLFALDTDGFWAFSGYTGSSFASYKKMATGWAGRDIVGVRDVSGDKVPDLIFRDNTNANRGLALRKGKPGVNGGVDLTSLESKANAEGGEDYTYATTGWGRVAYPKVLGTPDANGDGIPDIWAVGTNENQWLFQGGTSTVGAPIGRDEDGWNTFLTIG; encoded by the coding sequence ATGCTGGCCACCGCTGTCGCGGTGCCCGTCGGTGTGCACGTGATCGACGACGGGAAAGCGCACAGCCGACCCGACAAGGACGCTCGGGTCGACGAACCGCAAGCGCGGCGACTGGCCCAGAAGAGCGGCGAAGAGGTCGAGGTCACTGCCGCGCGCAGCGCCAACACCACGACATGGGCACAGCCTGACGGATCGTTCCGCAAGCAGATCCACAGTGCGGCCTTCCGTGCCAACGTGGACGGGCAGTGGAAGCCCATCGACACCGCTCTGGAGCGGGTGGAGGGCGGCTACGCGGCCAAGGCCGTCAACGGCCGCATCTTCTTCAGCGGGGGGTCGAAAGAGCAGGCAGGCGGCGACGGGCGCGCTGCGCGTGGCGTGAACCGGGTGGCTCTGCGGCAGGATGCACCGGGCGAAGCGTGGACCGAGCTGGTCCGCCTGAACACCGATGGCCACGACATGACCGTCAGCTGGCCCGGTGTCCTGCCCGCGCCCGTCATCGACGGCCCGCGCGCACTGTACGAGAACGTCCGCCCCGGGATCGACCTGGTGATGACCGCGCAGGACGGCGGCTACTCGCACCTGCTGGTCGTCAAGGACAAGCAGGCTGCGGCCGACCCACTCCTGGGACAACTGAAGTACCGTCTGGCCAGCCCCGACATGACGTTCCACCTGGATGACGAGTCGGACTCGCTGAGCGCCCGTGACGCCAAGGGCGAGGAGGTCGCGGGCTCGCCGACCCCGATGATGTGGGACTCCAGCGGCAAGGTCGCCACCACCGATAACCAGCCGGCGTGGAAGCCGACCGCCGTCGCCAAGCAGCACCCGACGCTGGCCCTGGCCGGCCTGGCCGGTGCGGAAGGCGCTCGCCTGAAGCCCGTAGCGGCGGCGCTTGCCGACAACGCCCTGTCCCTCACCCCGGACAATGCGCTGCTCAACGCTCCGGAAACGATATATCCCGTCTTCATCGACCCCTCGTTCAAGGGGCACAAGCACGCCTGGACCCTGCTTTACAAGACAGCAGAGAACTCGAGCTTCTACAACGGGCAGAACTACAACGCGAGCGGCACGAACGAAGCCCGCGTCGGATACGAGTCCTCGAGCGGCGGTACCTCCCGTTCCATTTTCAACTTCGACTTCGGCAGTCAGCTCCACGGCTCCGATATCATTTCGGCCAGCGTCCGGGCGTTGCAGACCTATTCGTGGTCCTGTGACAGCAAACAGATGCTCATCTTCTCGACCCCGTACATCACGTCGTCGAGTACCTGGAGGAACACCGACAATGCAGCCCACTGGGGCAGAGTGGTCGCCTCGGAGTACGCGGGATACGGCTACAACAGCTCGTGTCCCGACAACTGGATCGCACCCGACATCAAGGGCCTCGTCGCCGAAGCCGCCACCAGCGGCTGGGGGGCGCTGTCCCTGGGGTTCGCCGCCCCGAACGAGTCGGACGCGTACTTCTGGAAGAAGTTCATCGCCAACGGCGAGACCGCTCCGTACATCGAGGTCATCTACAACTCGCGCCCGGACACCCCGATCGCGGCGAACATGCAGACCTTCCCCGGTGGCCCGTGCCTGACCAGCTGGCCCGGGACCGGCATCGGCAAGACCAACCTCACCTTCCAGGTGAAGGGCACCGACCGCGACGGCAACCTCGACACAGTCCAGATCGAGGTGTGGAACGCCGCCGGTGGACCGCCGGTCTTCGACCAGCGGCTTGCACCCAACAGCGACGGCGTCGTCACCGCTGAGGTGCCCTGGGACGCCTTCACCGACGGCCAGACCTACTACTGGCTCTCCCGCGCCACGGACAAGGACGGCTCCTGGTCAGGCAGCGGGCCACACGAATCCGGCAGCGGGGCCTGGTGCACCTTCACCGTCAGCCACACCGTCCCGCCCAACCCTGCCGTCTCCTCCACTGCCTTCCCGCCGCAAGGCGACGACTTCAACGAGTGGAGCACGGAGTCTGTCGGCACGACGGGCCAAAGCTTCACCATCAAAGGCAACGGCGCCAAGGCGGAAGACATCCGCGAGTACCAGTGGAGCCTGAACCGGCCCCTCTTCGACCAGAAGGCCGTGCCGAACCCTGGTGGTGACGAGGTCTCCGTCCCGCTCCAGGTGGACACCTCCGGTCCGAACGTCCTCTACGTCCGCACCGTCGGCAAGTCCGGCAACATCTCCGCCCAAAGCACCTACGGCTTCCTCGTCAGGCCGAGGCCCGGCCAGGACACGCCCGGCGACGTCACCGGAGACGGCCACCCTGACCTCCTGGCCATCGACAACGACGGCAACCTGCGCACCTACGCGGGAGACAGCGTCGGTGACACCGACGCCTACATCCCCGGCGCGGTCGAGAACGGCAAACCCGTGGCCCCCGGCTACTGGAAGGATCCGGCCACCGGCCAGTCCGCGCTCATCGGTCACGCCACCGACTGGTACCCCGGAGACGGCATCACGGACCTCATCGCACGGATGCCCGACGGCAAGCTCTACATCTACCCAGGCACCGGCACCGGCCAGTTCGACGTCGGCCGCCGCATGCAGATGCAACTGCCCCTCAGCGCCCCCGATCCGTCCGTCTTCCGGCAGCTCGTCGTCACCGAGGACATCGACGGCGACGGCCTGGGCGACCTGTTCGCCCTGGACACCGACGGCTTCTGGGCGTTCTCCGGCTACACCGGATCCAGTTTCGCCTCCTACAAGAAGATGGCCACCGGCTGGGCGGGCCGCGACATCGTAGGCGTCCGCGACGTCTCCGGGGACAAGGTCCCGGACCTGATCTTCAGGGACAACACCAACGCCAACCGCGGGCTGGCCCTACGCAAGGGCAAGCCGGGCGTCAACGGCGGCGTCGACCTCACGTCCCTGGAGTCCAAGGCGAACGCCGAAGGCGGCGAGGACTACACCTACGCCACCACCGGCTGGGGCAGGGTCGCCTACCCCAAGGTCCTCGGCACCCCCGACGCCAACGGTGACGGCATCCCCGATATCTGGGCCGTCGGAACCAACGAGAACCAGTGGCTCTTCCAAGGCGGAACCAGCACCGTCGGCGCCCCCATCGGCCGTGACGAGGACGGCTGGAACACCTTCCTGACCATCGGATAG
- a CDS encoding DUF6233 domain-containing protein yields the protein MYRISVTLWQAAVGGGVEPAEYSTWVTAAQLCPLPGVDLGGIPAHPRTRTSVPGRWAWLLDGRTHGRPATVHTQGCPSATGRAHPLGTTQALDVLARPGTVACTACDAAETLLPILAHGRNDAPASGD from the coding sequence ATGTACCGCATCAGCGTGACCCTGTGGCAGGCCGCCGTGGGTGGCGGCGTCGAGCCGGCCGAGTACAGCACGTGGGTCACCGCCGCACAGCTGTGCCCGCTGCCCGGGGTCGACCTGGGCGGCATCCCCGCCCACCCGCGGACCCGTACCTCGGTGCCGGGCCGGTGGGCGTGGCTGCTCGACGGCCGCACCCACGGCCGGCCCGCCACCGTCCACACCCAAGGCTGCCCGAGCGCAACGGGCCGGGCGCACCCGCTGGGCACCACGCAGGCACTCGACGTGCTCGCACGGCCCGGCACCGTCGCCTGCACCGCGTGCGACGCCGCCGAGACGCTCCTGCCGATCCTCGCGCACGGCCGGAACGACGCGCCCGCCTCCGGCGACTGA